One window of the Mycobacterium haemophilum DSM 44634 genome contains the following:
- a CDS encoding alpha/beta hydrolase translates to MTPYAGAPGVIREFVGLPSPTAGRADAGGHPCQGLYYRAAGGKPKVAMLASHYQIDFSEHYLADYMATRGIGFLGWNTRFRGFESTFLLDHALVDIGVGVRWLREVQNVETVVLLGNSGGGSLMAAYQSQAVDPNVTPLEGMRPAAGLTELLAADGYVATAAHPGRPDVLTAWMDAAVVDEGDPVATDPDLDLYNTQNGPPYTPEFVTRYRLAQTVRNHTITNWAERELKRVRAAGFSDRPFTVMRTWADPRMVDPSIEPTKRAPNRCYAGIPGKANRSAYGIAAACTLHNWLSMWSLRVAQTRAEPHLARITCPALVINAEADTGVFPSDAQRIHDALASTDKTHCSIETDHYFTTPGARSEQADTIANWINERWR, encoded by the coding sequence CTACCGTCGCCAACCGCTGGGCGCGCCGACGCCGGCGGGCACCCATGCCAGGGGCTGTACTACCGCGCGGCGGGAGGTAAGCCGAAGGTGGCAATGCTCGCCAGCCACTATCAAATCGACTTCTCCGAGCACTATCTCGCCGACTATATGGCCACCCGCGGCATCGGATTTCTTGGCTGGAACACCAGGTTCCGCGGTTTCGAAAGCACCTTTCTGCTCGACCACGCATTGGTCGACATCGGTGTCGGGGTGCGCTGGCTGCGTGAAGTTCAGAACGTGGAAACTGTTGTATTGCTCGGCAATTCAGGAGGAGGCTCGTTGATGGCCGCCTACCAGTCGCAGGCGGTCGACCCGAACGTCACTCCGCTGGAAGGTATGCGGCCGGCGGCCGGACTGACAGAGTTGCTCGCCGCCGACGGCTATGTCGCTACCGCCGCGCATCCTGGGCGCCCGGATGTATTGACCGCCTGGATGGATGCCGCCGTCGTCGACGAAGGCGACCCGGTCGCCACCGATCCCGACCTGGACCTGTACAACACACAAAACGGCCCGCCGTACACGCCGGAATTTGTCACCCGCTACCGGTTGGCGCAGACCGTGCGCAACCATACCATCACCAACTGGGCCGAGAGGGAGCTCAAACGCGTTCGCGCAGCTGGGTTTTCCGATCGGCCGTTTACCGTGATGCGCACCTGGGCCGACCCACGCATGGTGGATCCCAGCATCGAGCCGACCAAGCGTGCGCCCAACCGGTGCTACGCGGGCATCCCGGGGAAGGCAAACCGCTCCGCATATGGCATCGCCGCGGCCTGCACGCTGCACAACTGGCTGAGCATGTGGAGCCTGCGGGTGGCGCAAACCCGGGCCGAGCCACACCTGGCCCGTATCACCTGCCCGGCCTTGGTGATCAACGCCGAGGCAGATACCGGAGTCTTCCCGTCCGACGCCCAGCGCATCCACGATGCGCTGGCGAGCACCGACAAGACGCACTGCTCGATCGAGACCGACCACTACTTCACCACCCCAGGCGCGCGCAGCGAGCAGGCCGACACCATCGCTAACTGGATCAACGAGCGATGGCGGTGA